A portion of the Panthera tigris isolate Pti1 chromosome E1, P.tigris_Pti1_mat1.1, whole genome shotgun sequence genome contains these proteins:
- the NEURL4 gene encoding neuralized-like protein 4 isoform X3 — MAAGSGGSGGSGGGPGPGPGGGGGPGGSGPGPGSGGGLGSGGELHPRTGRLVSLSACGRTARRQQPGQEFNHGLVLSREPLRDGRVFTVRIDRKVNSWSGSIEIGVTALDPSVLDFPSSATGLKGGSWVVSGCSVLRDGRSVLEEYGQDLDQLGEGDRVGVERTVAGELRLWVNGRDCGVAATGLPARVWAVVDLYGKCTQITVLPPEPGFSPPAPIPTPPLEPSAPPEDSALTEQGTPGDEDFASMELSEVVGNAILSAYNGGLLNVNLSSPPAGEGPGPSGAATSPVLTSNDALLFHEKCGTLIKLSNNNKTAERRRPLDEFNNGVVMTNRPLRDNEMFEIRIDKLVDKWSGSIEIGVTTHNPNSLEYPATMTNLQSGTIMMSGCGILTNGKGTRREYCEFSLDELQEGDHIGLTRKSNSALHFFINGIDQGVATPLTPPVVYGVVDLYGMAVKVTIVHNNNHSDRLRRNNAILRALSPEGALRRAAPAAQAEPERLLFHPNCGQKAAITHEGRTALRPHATDDFNHGVVLSSRALRDGEVFQVRIDKMVDKWAGSIEIGVTTHNPAYLQLPSTMTNLRSGTWMMTGNGVMHNGTTILDEYGHNLDRLKAGDTVGVVRREDGTLHFFVNGMTQGPAAWNVPPGVYAVVDLYGQAAQATIVDDVEVPPVPEPLPEGNNQVSPSSPSSGAGGSDLRFHQLHGSNAVITNGGRTALRHNCRSEFNDAIVISNRALRDGELFEIVIQKMVDRWSGSIEAGVTAIRPEDLEFPNTMTDIDYDTWMLSGTAIMQDGNTMRNNYGCDLDALGTGARIGMMRTAKGDLHYFINGQDQGAACSGLPPEVYAVVDLYGQCVQVSITNATGPMDNSLATSNTATEKSFPLHSPVAGVAHRFHSTCGKNVTLEEDGTRAVRAAGYAHGLVFSTKELKTEEVFEVKVDELDEKWAGSLRLGLTTLAPGDMGPGTGGGPALPPSLPELRTKTTWMVSSCEVRRDGQLQRMNYGRNLERLGVGSRVGIRRGADDTMHILVDGEDMGPAATGVAKNVWAVLDLYGPVRSVSVVSSTRLEESEGTQPPSPSSDTGSEGEGEGEGEEDDDGEEHSPRGQNQVAIMPTALEFLENHGKNILLSNGNRTATRVASYNQGIVVINQPLVPQLLVQVRIDFLNRQWTSSLVLGVITCPPERLNFPASACALKRAAWLLRGRGIFHNGLKICEKFGPNLDTCPEGTVLGLRLDGSGGLHLHVNGLDQGVAVPDVPQPCHAVVDLYGQCEQVTIVSPEPGAASGKSAGTQGDMEKADMVDGMKESVCWGPLPAASPLKSCEYHALCSRFQELLLLPEDYFMPPPKRSLCYCESCRKLRGDEAHRRRGEPPREYALPFGWCRFNLRVNPRLEAGTLTKKWHMAYHGSHVAAVRRVLDRGELGAGAASILSCRPLKGEPGVGFEEPGENCAPPREEQPPPVLLSPSLQYAGAETLASKVQFRDPKSQRTHQAQVAFQVCVRPGSYTPGPPSAALREPLDPHFSPAELEWVTKEKGATLLYALLVRVE, encoded by the exons ATGGCGGCGGGGTCGGGTGGGAGCGGGGGCTCTGGGGGAGGCCCCGGGCcggggccgggtgggggtgggggccccggCGGGAGCGGCCCAGGGCCGGGGTCCGGCGGGGGTCTGGGCAGCGGCGGGGAGCTGCACCCGCGCACCGGGCGCTTGGTGAGCCTGTCGGCCTGTGGGCGTACAGCGCGGCGGCAGCAGCCGGGCCAGGAGTTTAACCACGGGCTGGTGTTGAGCCGGGAGCCTTTGCGCGACGGCCGCGTCTTCACCGTCCGCATCGACCGCAAG GTCAACTCCTGGAGTGGCTCCATTGAGATTGGGGTGACGGCACTGGACCCCAGTGTGCTGGACTTCCCAAGCAGCGCCACGGGGCTGAAGGGGGGCTCATGGGTGGTGTCGGGCTGCTCAGTGCTGAGGGACGGACGTTCTGTGCTGGAGGAGTATGGTCAGGACCTGGACCAGCTCGGTGAAGGGGACCGTGTGGGCGTGGAGCGCACAGTTGCCGGGGAGCTGCGGCTCTGGGTGAACGGGCGGGACTGCGGGGTGGCCGCCACGGGCCTCCCCGCGCGTGTCTGGGCCGTCGTGGACCTTTACGGCAAGTGCACGCAGATCACCGTGCTACCCCCTGAGCCAGGTTTCAGCCCCCCTGCTCCCATCCCTACACCCCCCCTCGAGCCCTCCGCGCCCCCTGAAGATTCTGCCTTGACTGAACAGGGGACCCCGGGGGACGAAG ATTTTGCCAGCATGGAGCTCTCGGAGGTGGTGGGCAACGCCATCCTGTCTGCCTACAACGGGGGGCTCCTAAATGTGAACCTGAGCTCCCCCCCGGCCGGGGAAGGACCGGGGCCCAGCGGCGCGGCCACCTCGCCTGTCCTCACTTCCAACGACGCCCTGCTCTTTCACGAGAAGTGCGGAACCCTCATCAAACTCAGCAACAATAACAAGACGGCCGAGCGCCGCCGGCCCCTGGATGAGTTCAACAACGGCGTGGTCATGACCAACCGTCCGCTCCGGGACAACGAGATGTTTGAG ATCCGCATCGACAAGCTCGTGGATAAGTGGTCTGGCTCCATTGAGATCGGTGTCACCACCCACAACCCCAACAGCCTGGAGTACCCAGCCACCATGACCAACCTGCAGTCAG GCACCATCATGATGAGTGGCTGTGGGATCCTGACCAACGGCAAGGGCACCCGCCGGGAGTACTGTGAGTTCAGTCTGGATGAGCTACAG GAGGGCGACCACATCGGTCTCACGAGGAAGTCCAACTCTGCCCTGCATTTCTTCATCAACGGCATCGATCAGG GCGTGGCCACCCCGCTGACGCCCCCGGTCGTGTATGGAGTGGTGGACTTGTACGGGATGGCGGTGAAGGTGACCATCGTGCATAATAACAACCACAGCGACCGTCTGCGCCGCAACAATGCCATCCTGCGGGCCCTGTCTCCCGAGGGCGCCCTCCGCCGCGCCGCCCCCGCCGCTCAGGCCGAGCCCGAGCGCCTGCTCTTCCACCCGAACTGCGGGCAGAAGGCGGCTATCACCCACGAGGGACGCACCGCCCTGCGGCCCCA TGCCACCGATGACTTCAATCACGGCGTGGTGCTGAGCAGCAGAGCCCTGCGGGACGGAGAAGTGTTCCAGGTGCGCATCGACAAGATGGTGGACAAGTGGGCTGGCTCCATCGAGATCGGTGTCACCACCCACAACCCTGCCTACCTCCAGTTGCCCTCCACCATGACCAACCTGCGCTCGG GGACCTGGATGATGACCGGGAACGGGGTGATGCACAACGGGACGACCATCCTGGACGAGTACGGGCACAACCTGGACCGCCTCAAG GCAGGGGACACGGTGGGCGTGGTGCGGCGGGAGGACGGGACCCTGCACTTCTTTGTCAACGGGATGACTCAGGGCCCCGCGGCCTGGAACGTGCCCCCGGGTGTCTACGCAGTCGTGGACCTCTACGGCCAGGCGGCCCAGGCCACCATTGTGGACGACGTGG AGGTGCCCCCAGTCCCCGAGCCACTCCCCGAAGGGAACAACCAGGTGTCCCCGAGCTCCCCGTCATCGGGGGCCGGGGGCTCCGACCTGCGTTTCCACCAGCTACACGGCAGTAACGCAGTGATCACCAACGGGGGCCGCACCGCGCTCCGCCATAACTGCCGCAGCGAGTTCAACGACGCCATCGTCATCTCCAATCG GGCCCTGCGCGACGGGGAGCTGTTTGAAATCGTCATTCAGAAGATGGTGGACCGCTGGTCAGGCTCCATCGAGGCCG GAGTGACCGCTATTCGGCCAGAAGACCTTGAGTTCCCCAACACCATGACGGATATCGACTATGACACGTGGATGCTGAG TGGCACGGCCATCATGCAAGATGGAAACACGATGCGCAACAACTACGGGTGCGACCTCGATGCGCTGGGCACAGGCGCGCGCATCGGCATGATGCGAACGGCCAAGGGCGACCTGCACTACTTTATCAACGGCCAGGACCAAGGCGCCGCCTGCTCAGGCTTGCCTCCGG AAGTGTACGCGGTCGTGGATCTCTACGGCCAGTGTGTCCAAGTGTCCATCACCAACGCCACCGGCCCCATGGACAACAGCCTGGCGACCAGCAACACGGCCACTGAGAAGTCCTTCCCCCTGCACTCCCCAG TGGCTGGCGTGGCTCACCGCTTTCACAGCACGTGTGGCAAGAACGTCACTCTGGAGGAGGACGGCACGAGGGCGGTACGCGCGGCCGGCTACGCTCACGGCCTGGTCTTCAGCACCAAGGAGCTCAAGACGGAGGAGGTGTTCGAG GTCAAAGTGGACGAACTGGACGAGAAGTGGGCGGGCTCCCTGCGCCTGGGACTGACCACGCTGGCGCCCGGGGACATGGGGCCCGGCACGGGCGGGGGCCCGGCGCTGCCGCCCTCCCTGCCGGAGCTCCGGACCAAGACCACCTGGATGGTGTCCAGCTGCGAAGTGAGGCGCGACGGCCAGCTCCAGAGGATGAACTACGGCCGGAACCTggagaggctgggg GTGGGCAGCCGCGTGGGCATCCGCCGGGGGGCGGACGACACGATGCACATCTTGGTAGACGGAGAGGACATGGGGCCTGCGGCCACCGGCGTTGCCAAG AACGTGTGGGCCGTGCTGGACCTGTACGGGCCCGTACGGAGCGTGTCTGTGGTCAGCTCCACGAGGCTGGAGGAGTCGGAAGgcacccagcctccctcccccagctcggACACCGGcagcgagggcgagggcgagggcgagggcgaggaaGACGACGACGGGGAGGAGCACAGCCCGAGG GGCCAGAATCAAGTGGCCATTATGCCCACAGCCCTCGAGTTCCTGGAGAACCACGGGAAGAACATCCTCTTGTCCAACGGGAACCGCACCGCCACGCGGGTGGCCAGCTACAACCAGGGCATCGTTGTCATCAACCAGCCCCTGGTGCCCCAGCTGCTGGTCCAG GTGCGGATAGACTTCCTGAACCGGCAGTGGACGTCCTCCCTGGTCCTGGGCGTCATCACCTGCCCGCCCGAGAGGCTCAACTTCCCCGCTTCTGCCTGTGCCCTCAAGCGGGCAGCCTGGCTGCTGCGGGGCCGTGGCATCTTCCACAACGGTCTCAAG ATCTGTGAGAAGTTTGGGCCAAACCTGGACACGTGTCCTGAAGGCACCGTCCTGGGACTGCGGCTGGACGGCTCTGGGGGGCTGCACCTCCACGTCAATGGGCTGGACCAGGGGGTGGCCGTACCGGAcgtgccccagccctgccacgcGGTGGTGGACCTCTACGGCCAGTGCGAGCAG gtgaCCATCGTGAGCCCTGAACCAGGGGCTGCCAGTGGCAAGAGTGCGGGAACCCAAGGGGACATGGAGAAGGCGGACATGGTAGATG GTATGAAGGAGAGCGTGTGCTGGGGGCCGCTGCCTGCCGCCAGCCCTCTCAAGAGCTGCGAGTATCACGCCCTGTGCTCCCGCTTCCAAGAACTGCTGTTGCTTCCCG AGGATTACTTTATGCCTCCGCCCAAGCGAAGCCTGTGCTACTGTGAGTCTTGCCGGAAGCTTCGAGGGGACGAGGCCCACAGGCGCCGGGGAGAGCCCCCTCGGGAGTATGCCCTGCCCTTCGGCTGGTGCAGGTTCAACCTCAG GGTGAATCCCCGTCTGGAAGCTGGGACGCTAACCAAGAAGTGGCACATGGCCTATCACGGGAGCCACGTGGCAGCGGTGCGGAGGGTGCTGGACCGAGGGGAGCTGGGAGCAG GCGCTGCCTCTATCCTGAGCTGCCGGCCGCTGAAGGGCGAGCCCGGGGTGGGGTTTGAGGAGCCCGGCGAGAACTGCGCCCCTCCCCGGGAGGAGCAGCCCCCTCCGGTGCTGCTCTCCCCGTCCCTGCAGTACGCTGGGGCCGAGACCCTGGCATCCAAAGTGCA ATTCCGGGACCCCAAATCCCAGCGGACGCACCAGGCCCAGGTGGCGTTCCAGGTGTGCGTGCGCCCCGGCTCCTACACCCCCGGGCCCCCCTCGGCCGCCCTCAGAGAACCTCTGGACCCTCACTTCAGCCCAGCCGAACTCGAGTGGGTGACCAAGGAGAAGGGGGCCACGCTCCTCTATGCCCTGCTGGTGCGGGTGGAATGA
- the NEURL4 gene encoding neuralized-like protein 4 isoform X2 produces MAAGSGGSGGSGGGPGPGPGGGGGPGGSGPGPGSGGGLGSGGELHPRTGRLVSLSACGRTARRQQPGQEFNHGLVLSREPLRDGRVFTVRIDRKVNSWSGSIEIGVTALDPSVLDFPSSATGLKGGSWVVSGCSVLRDGRSVLEEYGQDLDQLGEGDRVGVERTVAGELRLWVNGRDCGVAATGLPARVWAVVDLYGKCTQITVLPPEPGFSPPAPIPTPPLEPSAPPEDSALTEQGTPGDEAFMVSPAQARPETFPNSLESHNDFASMELSEVVGNAILSAYNGGLLNVNLSSPPAGEGPGPSGAATSPVLTSNDALLFHEKCGTLIKLSNNNKTAERRRPLDEFNNGVVMTNRPLRDNEMFEIRIDKLVDKWSGSIEIGVTTHNPNSLEYPATMTNLQSGTIMMSGCGILTNGKGTRREYCEFSLDELQEGDHIGLTRKSNSALHFFINGIDQGVATPLTPPVVYGVVDLYGMAVKVTIVHNNNHSDRLRRNNAILRALSPEGALRRAAPAAQAEPERLLFHPNCGQKAAITHEGRTALRPHATDDFNHGVVLSSRALRDGEVFQVRIDKMVDKWAGSIEIGVTTHNPAYLQLPSTMTNLRSGTWMMTGNGVMHNGTTILDEYGHNLDRLKAGDTVGVVRREDGTLHFFVNGMTQGPAAWNVPPGVYAVVDLYGQAAQATIVDDVEVPPVPEPLPEGNNQVSPSSPSSGAGGSDLRFHQLHGSNAVITNGGRTALRHNCRSEFNDAIVISNRALRDGELFEIVIQKMVDRWSGSIEAGVTAIRPEDLEFPNTMTDIDYDTWMLSGTAIMQDGNTMRNNYGCDLDALGTGARIGMMRTAKGDLHYFINGQDQGAACSGLPPEVYAVVDLYGQCVQVSITNATGPMDNSLATSNTATEKSFPLHSPVAGVAHRFHSTCGKNVTLEEDGTRAVRAAGYAHGLVFSTKELKTEEVFEVKVDELDEKWAGSLRLGLTTLAPGDMGPGTGGGPALPPSLPELRTKTTWMVSSCEVRRDGQLQRMNYGRNLERLGVGSRVGIRRGADDTMHILVDGEDMGPAATGVAKNVWAVLDLYGPVRSVSVVSSTRLEESEGTQPPSPSSDTGSEGEGEGEGEEDDDGEEHSPRGQNQVAIMPTALEFLENHGKNILLSNGNRTATRVASYNQGIVVINQPLVPQLLVQVRIDFLNRQWTSSLVLGVITCPPERLNFPASACALKRAAWLLRGRGIFHNGLKICEKFGPNLDTCPEGTVLGLRLDGSGGLHLHVNGLDQGVAVPDVPQPCHAVVDLYGQCEQVTIVSPEPGAASGKSAGTQGDMEKADMVDGMKESVCWGPLPAASPLKSCEYHALCSRFQELLLLPEDYFMPPPKRSLCYCESCRKLRGDEAHRRRGEPPREYALPFGWCRFNLRVNPRLEAGTLTKKWHMAYHGSHVAAVRRVLDRGELGAGAASILSCRPLKGEPGVGFEEPGENCAPPREEQPPPVLLSPSLQYAGAETLASKVQFRDPKSQRTHQAQVAFQVCVRPGSYTPGPPSAALREPLDPHFSPAELEWVTKEKGATLLYALLVRVE; encoded by the exons ATGGCGGCGGGGTCGGGTGGGAGCGGGGGCTCTGGGGGAGGCCCCGGGCcggggccgggtgggggtgggggccccggCGGGAGCGGCCCAGGGCCGGGGTCCGGCGGGGGTCTGGGCAGCGGCGGGGAGCTGCACCCGCGCACCGGGCGCTTGGTGAGCCTGTCGGCCTGTGGGCGTACAGCGCGGCGGCAGCAGCCGGGCCAGGAGTTTAACCACGGGCTGGTGTTGAGCCGGGAGCCTTTGCGCGACGGCCGCGTCTTCACCGTCCGCATCGACCGCAAG GTCAACTCCTGGAGTGGCTCCATTGAGATTGGGGTGACGGCACTGGACCCCAGTGTGCTGGACTTCCCAAGCAGCGCCACGGGGCTGAAGGGGGGCTCATGGGTGGTGTCGGGCTGCTCAGTGCTGAGGGACGGACGTTCTGTGCTGGAGGAGTATGGTCAGGACCTGGACCAGCTCGGTGAAGGGGACCGTGTGGGCGTGGAGCGCACAGTTGCCGGGGAGCTGCGGCTCTGGGTGAACGGGCGGGACTGCGGGGTGGCCGCCACGGGCCTCCCCGCGCGTGTCTGGGCCGTCGTGGACCTTTACGGCAAGTGCACGCAGATCACCGTGCTACCCCCTGAGCCAGGTTTCAGCCCCCCTGCTCCCATCCCTACACCCCCCCTCGAGCCCTCCGCGCCCCCTGAAGATTCTGCCTTGACTGAACAGGGGACCCCGGGGGACGAAG CCTTCATGGTGTCCCCAGCGCAGGCCCGGCCGGAGACGTTTCCTAACAGCCTTGAGTCGCATAATG ATTTTGCCAGCATGGAGCTCTCGGAGGTGGTGGGCAACGCCATCCTGTCTGCCTACAACGGGGGGCTCCTAAATGTGAACCTGAGCTCCCCCCCGGCCGGGGAAGGACCGGGGCCCAGCGGCGCGGCCACCTCGCCTGTCCTCACTTCCAACGACGCCCTGCTCTTTCACGAGAAGTGCGGAACCCTCATCAAACTCAGCAACAATAACAAGACGGCCGAGCGCCGCCGGCCCCTGGATGAGTTCAACAACGGCGTGGTCATGACCAACCGTCCGCTCCGGGACAACGAGATGTTTGAG ATCCGCATCGACAAGCTCGTGGATAAGTGGTCTGGCTCCATTGAGATCGGTGTCACCACCCACAACCCCAACAGCCTGGAGTACCCAGCCACCATGACCAACCTGCAGTCAG GCACCATCATGATGAGTGGCTGTGGGATCCTGACCAACGGCAAGGGCACCCGCCGGGAGTACTGTGAGTTCAGTCTGGATGAGCTACAG GAGGGCGACCACATCGGTCTCACGAGGAAGTCCAACTCTGCCCTGCATTTCTTCATCAACGGCATCGATCAGG GCGTGGCCACCCCGCTGACGCCCCCGGTCGTGTATGGAGTGGTGGACTTGTACGGGATGGCGGTGAAGGTGACCATCGTGCATAATAACAACCACAGCGACCGTCTGCGCCGCAACAATGCCATCCTGCGGGCCCTGTCTCCCGAGGGCGCCCTCCGCCGCGCCGCCCCCGCCGCTCAGGCCGAGCCCGAGCGCCTGCTCTTCCACCCGAACTGCGGGCAGAAGGCGGCTATCACCCACGAGGGACGCACCGCCCTGCGGCCCCA TGCCACCGATGACTTCAATCACGGCGTGGTGCTGAGCAGCAGAGCCCTGCGGGACGGAGAAGTGTTCCAGGTGCGCATCGACAAGATGGTGGACAAGTGGGCTGGCTCCATCGAGATCGGTGTCACCACCCACAACCCTGCCTACCTCCAGTTGCCCTCCACCATGACCAACCTGCGCTCGG GGACCTGGATGATGACCGGGAACGGGGTGATGCACAACGGGACGACCATCCTGGACGAGTACGGGCACAACCTGGACCGCCTCAAG GCAGGGGACACGGTGGGCGTGGTGCGGCGGGAGGACGGGACCCTGCACTTCTTTGTCAACGGGATGACTCAGGGCCCCGCGGCCTGGAACGTGCCCCCGGGTGTCTACGCAGTCGTGGACCTCTACGGCCAGGCGGCCCAGGCCACCATTGTGGACGACGTGG AGGTGCCCCCAGTCCCCGAGCCACTCCCCGAAGGGAACAACCAGGTGTCCCCGAGCTCCCCGTCATCGGGGGCCGGGGGCTCCGACCTGCGTTTCCACCAGCTACACGGCAGTAACGCAGTGATCACCAACGGGGGCCGCACCGCGCTCCGCCATAACTGCCGCAGCGAGTTCAACGACGCCATCGTCATCTCCAATCG GGCCCTGCGCGACGGGGAGCTGTTTGAAATCGTCATTCAGAAGATGGTGGACCGCTGGTCAGGCTCCATCGAGGCCG GAGTGACCGCTATTCGGCCAGAAGACCTTGAGTTCCCCAACACCATGACGGATATCGACTATGACACGTGGATGCTGAG TGGCACGGCCATCATGCAAGATGGAAACACGATGCGCAACAACTACGGGTGCGACCTCGATGCGCTGGGCACAGGCGCGCGCATCGGCATGATGCGAACGGCCAAGGGCGACCTGCACTACTTTATCAACGGCCAGGACCAAGGCGCCGCCTGCTCAGGCTTGCCTCCGG AAGTGTACGCGGTCGTGGATCTCTACGGCCAGTGTGTCCAAGTGTCCATCACCAACGCCACCGGCCCCATGGACAACAGCCTGGCGACCAGCAACACGGCCACTGAGAAGTCCTTCCCCCTGCACTCCCCAG TGGCTGGCGTGGCTCACCGCTTTCACAGCACGTGTGGCAAGAACGTCACTCTGGAGGAGGACGGCACGAGGGCGGTACGCGCGGCCGGCTACGCTCACGGCCTGGTCTTCAGCACCAAGGAGCTCAAGACGGAGGAGGTGTTCGAG GTCAAAGTGGACGAACTGGACGAGAAGTGGGCGGGCTCCCTGCGCCTGGGACTGACCACGCTGGCGCCCGGGGACATGGGGCCCGGCACGGGCGGGGGCCCGGCGCTGCCGCCCTCCCTGCCGGAGCTCCGGACCAAGACCACCTGGATGGTGTCCAGCTGCGAAGTGAGGCGCGACGGCCAGCTCCAGAGGATGAACTACGGCCGGAACCTggagaggctgggg GTGGGCAGCCGCGTGGGCATCCGCCGGGGGGCGGACGACACGATGCACATCTTGGTAGACGGAGAGGACATGGGGCCTGCGGCCACCGGCGTTGCCAAG AACGTGTGGGCCGTGCTGGACCTGTACGGGCCCGTACGGAGCGTGTCTGTGGTCAGCTCCACGAGGCTGGAGGAGTCGGAAGgcacccagcctccctcccccagctcggACACCGGcagcgagggcgagggcgagggcgagggcgaggaaGACGACGACGGGGAGGAGCACAGCCCGAGG GGCCAGAATCAAGTGGCCATTATGCCCACAGCCCTCGAGTTCCTGGAGAACCACGGGAAGAACATCCTCTTGTCCAACGGGAACCGCACCGCCACGCGGGTGGCCAGCTACAACCAGGGCATCGTTGTCATCAACCAGCCCCTGGTGCCCCAGCTGCTGGTCCAG GTGCGGATAGACTTCCTGAACCGGCAGTGGACGTCCTCCCTGGTCCTGGGCGTCATCACCTGCCCGCCCGAGAGGCTCAACTTCCCCGCTTCTGCCTGTGCCCTCAAGCGGGCAGCCTGGCTGCTGCGGGGCCGTGGCATCTTCCACAACGGTCTCAAG ATCTGTGAGAAGTTTGGGCCAAACCTGGACACGTGTCCTGAAGGCACCGTCCTGGGACTGCGGCTGGACGGCTCTGGGGGGCTGCACCTCCACGTCAATGGGCTGGACCAGGGGGTGGCCGTACCGGAcgtgccccagccctgccacgcGGTGGTGGACCTCTACGGCCAGTGCGAGCAG gtgaCCATCGTGAGCCCTGAACCAGGGGCTGCCAGTGGCAAGAGTGCGGGAACCCAAGGGGACATGGAGAAGGCGGACATGGTAGATG GTATGAAGGAGAGCGTGTGCTGGGGGCCGCTGCCTGCCGCCAGCCCTCTCAAGAGCTGCGAGTATCACGCCCTGTGCTCCCGCTTCCAAGAACTGCTGTTGCTTCCCG AGGATTACTTTATGCCTCCGCCCAAGCGAAGCCTGTGCTACTGTGAGTCTTGCCGGAAGCTTCGAGGGGACGAGGCCCACAGGCGCCGGGGAGAGCCCCCTCGGGAGTATGCCCTGCCCTTCGGCTGGTGCAGGTTCAACCTCAG GGTGAATCCCCGTCTGGAAGCTGGGACGCTAACCAAGAAGTGGCACATGGCCTATCACGGGAGCCACGTGGCAGCGGTGCGGAGGGTGCTGGACCGAGGGGAGCTGGGAGCAG GCGCTGCCTCTATCCTGAGCTGCCGGCCGCTGAAGGGCGAGCCCGGGGTGGGGTTTGAGGAGCCCGGCGAGAACTGCGCCCCTCCCCGGGAGGAGCAGCCCCCTCCGGTGCTGCTCTCCCCGTCCCTGCAGTACGCTGGGGCCGAGACCCTGGCATCCAAAGTGCA ATTCCGGGACCCCAAATCCCAGCGGACGCACCAGGCCCAGGTGGCGTTCCAGGTGTGCGTGCGCCCCGGCTCCTACACCCCCGGGCCCCCCTCGGCCGCCCTCAGAGAACCTCTGGACCCTCACTTCAGCCCAGCCGAACTCGAGTGGGTGACCAAGGAGAAGGGGGCCACGCTCCTCTATGCCCTGCTGGTGCGGGTGGAATGA